A stretch of Onychomys torridus chromosome 2, mOncTor1.1, whole genome shotgun sequence DNA encodes these proteins:
- the Spag8 gene encoding sperm-associated antigen 8 isoform X1: METTESTEESRSRSLEVHPSSEGPETTSEPIPSSGGSPRSTLEAVTVPATLCKEAHGPYSILTEPSSDSLLEAACPRPHHIGHGRFGYQPLCVSYVPRNPCASDPSSSPVPTSSHPGHSSGHSSGPGSGSGSGLGQSSDTGQGSKGPATGPALAHGPGLASGPGPADSEPGHKFSSSVPQGFGNPPPDLLPHTSTWDQYCYCVPCHQPWEPLQVSEPGVRGPWKPPEVERKSEFLCKTRPRGQCLLYNWDEERATNHLDQIPRSQDGSESYFFRHGHQGLLSIQPQSPMPSSTTQTDSYQPPRNVCQPLRGKREAMLEVVLHHQICKEVQAEQEPPRKLFEAESVTHHDYRAKLVQTGPPAPTKPHDYRQEQPETFWIQRASQLPGVSNIRTLDTPFRKNCSFSTPVPLSLGQPLPYELENFPHQMGVMSSLSCQGGGQGCGGPRTTPA; encoded by the exons ATGGAGACGACCGAGTCTACGGAGGAATCTCGGTCGCG ATCTTTAGAAGTACACCCCAGCTCCGAAGGACCCGAGACCACTTCAGAACCTATTCCTTCTTCCGGTGGCAGTCCTAGGTCCACCCTCGAGGCCGTCACTGTTCCAGCCACCTTGTGTAAAGAGGCTCATGGGCCGTATTCTATTCTCACAGAGCCCTCTTCTGACAGTCTTCTGGAAGCTGCCTGCCCTAGACCCCATCACATAGGCCATGGGAGGTTTGGCTATCAGcccctctgtgtttcttatgtacCTCGGAATCCCTGTGCCTCAGATCCCAGCTCAAGCCCTGTTCCTACCTCTTCTCATCCTGGCCATAGCTCTGGCCACAGCTCTGGTCCGGGCTCGGGCTCAGGCTCTGGTCTTGGCCAGAGCTCTGATACTGGTCAGGGCTCCAAAGGTCCTGCCACTGGGCCTGCTCTTGCCCATGGGCCTGGTCTTGCCTCTGGACCTGGGCCTGCTGACTCTGAACCTGGTCATAAGTTCAGCTCCAGTGTTCCTCAAGGGTTTGGAAACCCGCCACCAGACCTGCTCCCTCATACTAGCACATGGGATCAGTACTGCTACTGTGTGCCATGCCACCAACCCTGGGAACCTCTGCAAGTCTCAGAACCCGGAGTCCGAGGGCCATGGAAACCCCCAGAGGTTGAGAGGAAATCTGAGTTTCTCTGTAAAACACGGCCCCGTGGCCAGTGTCTCCTTTACAACTGGGATGAAGAG AGAGCCACCAACCACTTGGATCAAATCCCGAGGTCGCAAGATGGCTCTGAGAGTTACTTCTTCCGACATGGACACCAGGGATTGCTCAGCATACAACCTCAGTCACCTATGCCTTCTAGCACCACCCAGACAGACTCATACCAGCCCCCAAGAAACGTCTGTCAGCCACTTCGAG GGAAGCGGGAAGCTATGCTGGAGGTGGTCCTGCACCACCAGATCTG TAAAGAGGTACAGGCTGAGCAAGAACCTCCAAGGAAGCTCTTTGAGGCTGAGTCAGTAACACACCATGACTACAGAGCAAAGCTGGTCCAAACAGGGCCTCCGGCCCCTACAAAG CCTCACGATTACCGCCAAGAACAGCCTGAAACGTTCTGGATACAGAGAGCATCACAGCTACCG GGTGTCAGTAACATCAGGACCCTGGACACACCATTCCGGAAGAACTGCAGCTTCTCAACACCAGTGCCCCTGTCTCTAGGGCAGCCTTTGCCTTACGAACTTGAGAATTTCCCCCACCAAATGGGGGTGATGTCTTCCCTTTCCTGTCAGGGAGGGGGGCAGGGCTGTGGAGGGCCAAGGACAACTCCAGCCTAA
- the Spag8 gene encoding sperm-associated antigen 8 isoform X2: METTESTEESRSRSLEVHPSSEGPETTSEPIPSSGGSPRSTLEAVTVPATLCKEAHGPYSILTEPSSDSLLEAACPRPHHIGHGRFGYQPLCVSYVPRNPCASDPSSSPVPTSSHPGHSSGHSSGPGSGSGSGLGQSSDTGQGSKGPATGPALAHGPGLASGPGPADSEPGHKFSSSVPQGFGNPPPDLLPHTSTWDQYCYCVPCHQPWEPLQVSEPGVRGPWKPPEVERKSEFLCKTRPRGQCLLYNWDEERATNHLDQIPRSQDGSESYFFRHGHQGLLSIQPQSPMPSSTTQTDSYQPPRNVCQPLRGVKHERPVGRQKETGPSGGIVDCLVVPRANPEIPPPLNSVPDQTPPLPSCREAGSYAGGGPAPPDLRYRLSKNLQGSSLRLSQ; encoded by the exons ATGGAGACGACCGAGTCTACGGAGGAATCTCGGTCGCG ATCTTTAGAAGTACACCCCAGCTCCGAAGGACCCGAGACCACTTCAGAACCTATTCCTTCTTCCGGTGGCAGTCCTAGGTCCACCCTCGAGGCCGTCACTGTTCCAGCCACCTTGTGTAAAGAGGCTCATGGGCCGTATTCTATTCTCACAGAGCCCTCTTCTGACAGTCTTCTGGAAGCTGCCTGCCCTAGACCCCATCACATAGGCCATGGGAGGTTTGGCTATCAGcccctctgtgtttcttatgtacCTCGGAATCCCTGTGCCTCAGATCCCAGCTCAAGCCCTGTTCCTACCTCTTCTCATCCTGGCCATAGCTCTGGCCACAGCTCTGGTCCGGGCTCGGGCTCAGGCTCTGGTCTTGGCCAGAGCTCTGATACTGGTCAGGGCTCCAAAGGTCCTGCCACTGGGCCTGCTCTTGCCCATGGGCCTGGTCTTGCCTCTGGACCTGGGCCTGCTGACTCTGAACCTGGTCATAAGTTCAGCTCCAGTGTTCCTCAAGGGTTTGGAAACCCGCCACCAGACCTGCTCCCTCATACTAGCACATGGGATCAGTACTGCTACTGTGTGCCATGCCACCAACCCTGGGAACCTCTGCAAGTCTCAGAACCCGGAGTCCGAGGGCCATGGAAACCCCCAGAGGTTGAGAGGAAATCTGAGTTTCTCTGTAAAACACGGCCCCGTGGCCAGTGTCTCCTTTACAACTGGGATGAAGAG AGAGCCACCAACCACTTGGATCAAATCCCGAGGTCGCAAGATGGCTCTGAGAGTTACTTCTTCCGACATGGACACCAGGGATTGCTCAGCATACAACCTCAGTCACCTATGCCTTCTAGCACCACCCAGACAGACTCATACCAGCCCCCAAGAAACGTCTGTCAGCCACTTCGAGGTGTGAAGCATGAGAGACCAGTAGGCAGACAAAAAGAGACAGGACCTTCTGGTGGGATTGTGGATTGTTTGGTGGTTCCAAGGGCAAACCCCGAGATCCCCCCTCCTCTCAACTCTGTTCCTGATCAgactcctcctctgccctcctgcaGGGAAGCGGGAAGCTATGCTGGAGGTGGTCCTGCACCACCAGATCTG AGGTACAGGCTGAGCAAGAACCTCCAAGGAAGCTCTTTGAGGCTGAGTCAGTAA
- the Hint2 gene encoding histidine triad nucleotide-binding protein 2, mitochondrial has product MAAAVLLAVGLRTARRTLAAAGPRGAQVRGNAGMSDGSEVAKAQNAAPGGATPTIFSRILDRSLPADILYEDQQCLVFRDVAPQAPVHFLVIPKKPIPRISQAEEEDQQLLGHLLLVAKKTAKAEGLRDGYRLVVNDGKMGAQSVYHLHIHVLGGRQLQWPPG; this is encoded by the exons ATGGCTGCTGCCGTGCTGCTGGCAGTGGGTTTGCGCACCGCGCGCAGAACCCTGGCGGCCGCGGGGCCCCGGGGGGCGCAG GTCCGGGGAAATGCAGGTATGAGTGACGGAAGTGAAGTGGCCAAGGCTCAGAATGCAGCTCCTGGAGGAGCAACGCCAACCATCTTCTCCCGGATTCTGGATCGCAGCCTCCCGGCTGACATTCTGTATGAAGATCAGCAG TGTCTAGTGTTCCGTGATGTGGCTCCTCAGGCTCCTGTGCATTTTCTCGTCATTCCGAAGAAGCCCATTCCTCGAATTAGCCAGGCTGAAGAAGAAGACCAGcag CTTCTAGGACACCTACTCCTTGTGGCCAAGAAGACAGCAAAGGCCGAGGGTCTGAGAGATGGGTATCGACTTG TGGTCAATGACGGGAAGATGGGCGCGCAGTCCGTGTATCACCTGCATATCCACGTTCTTGGAGGCCGACAGCTGCAGTGGCCGCCTGGCTAA